The following proteins are co-located in the Streptomyces kaniharaensis genome:
- a CDS encoding DUF5994 family protein produces MMPIPFLTSSSPGPWTVPDAPLLPRLVLEPTMSRDGVFDGAWWPRSNHVLAELPDLIIALGAHFGRIVRVGLDTTAWDGVPRSVAANGLTVRINWFAGSDATISVTRGFQDHFLLLVVPPGTESTTAASAMAGASATGNHTPAAELLYG; encoded by the coding sequence ATGATGCCGATTCCTTTCCTCACCTCTTCCTCTCCCGGGCCGTGGACGGTGCCCGACGCCCCGCTGCTGCCACGCCTGGTGCTGGAGCCGACGATGTCGCGGGACGGCGTCTTCGACGGCGCCTGGTGGCCCCGCTCGAACCACGTCCTCGCCGAACTGCCGGACCTGATCATCGCACTCGGCGCCCATTTCGGGCGCATTGTCCGGGTCGGCCTCGACACCACGGCCTGGGACGGCGTGCCCCGGTCCGTCGCGGCGAACGGCCTGACGGTCAGGATCAACTGGTTCGCCGGCAGCGACGCGACGATCAGTGTCACCCGGGGCTTCCAGGACCACTTCCTGCTACTGGTGGTACCGCCGGGGACCGAGTCGACGACGGCCGCCTCGGCGATGGCCGGCGCCTCGGCGACCGGAAACCACACCCCGGCAGCAGAACTCCTGTACGGCTGA